One window of Mixophyes fleayi isolate aMixFle1 chromosome 3, aMixFle1.hap1, whole genome shotgun sequence genomic DNA carries:
- the LOC142143237 gene encoding uncharacterized protein LOC142143237, producing the protein MVDGVLNIKLKQKRFSREKIAFISLQKQCLFTAIMTHWMEEEVRELLNVRGEEEIRRQVTGTVKDATVYYNIAKILTQHGIKRTQQQVLNKLKSLKKQYTKVHDHNRRKSGAERMDWPFYDQCNMVFGHSPLTNPIALSSSSNVDAAIPTPPESTQTSETATIIIEDSIEDTPELECSATTDDTNMSWEELNDSQPFPAAQVVTETSQETQPEPVPVSKSTPGPSLRSNIYNVPKKRKRPNKMDQATKTMTTVMMDQLREMDSTMREHENTQLQRFMDNERELQNSFLMQIMNMQERVLRENHMKLEHLLYKDLSELGSGWNPFQGDEMDHLRESVYNYPNSIETLDRREQSGSSDLHGFLQRNQIRVLETRSKAGSKASGRRSPLGTPSNFSVSAAAKRGMRLSQELKRVDHHRKRRQQQAGRQARRPGVSPDGRLSIEYIGVNGPARCHVVRPYEPSGVANYGLMVHQGLQRT; encoded by the exons atggtggatggtgtactgaacataaagctgaagcagaaacgtttttctagggagaaaattgcttttattagtttgcaaaaacagtgtttatttacagcaataatgacacactggatggaggaagaggtgcgtgagctgctgaatgtcagaggggaggaagaaattagaaggcaagtgactgggactgtgaaggatgccacagtgtactacaacatcgccaaaatactcacacaacatggcataaagaggacacagcaacaagtcctgaacaaattgaagtccctgaagaagcagtacactaaagtccatgaccacaacaggcgcaaaagtggcgctgaaagaatggactggcccttttatgaccagtgcaatatggtctttggacattctcctctgacaaatccaattgcactgtcatcttctagcaatgtggatgcggctataccaacaccaccagagagcacacagacaagcgagaccgcaacgataataatagaagattctattgaagacaccccagaactggagtgctctgccacaacagatgacaccaacatgtcttgggaggaattgaacgattcacagccattccctgctgcgcaagtcgttacagagacttcgcaagaaacgcagccagaaccagtgccggtgtcaaagtctacgccaggtcccagtttacgctccaaca tttacaacgttccaaaaaaacgcaaaaggcccaacaaaatggaccaagcaactaaaacaatgacaactgtcatgatggatcaactgcgggagatggacagcaccatgagggaacacgagaatacacaactacagcgtttcatggacaatgagcgggaactgcagaactctttcctcatgcaaatcatgaacatgcaggaacgcgtgttacgcgaaaatc ACATGAAGCTGGAACACCTCCTTTATAAAGACTTGAGCGAGCTTGGAAGTGGATGGAATCCCTTTCAAGGGGACGAAATGGACCATCTTCGAGAATCTGTCTATAattacccaaatagtattgaaacCCTCGATAGGAG GGAACAGTCTGGATCGTCCgatctgcatgggttcctccaaaGAAACCAGATTCGGGTTCTGGAAACGAGGAGCAAGGCGGGGAGTAAAGCGTCTGGCAGAAGATCTCCTTTGG GGACTCCATCAAATTTCTCGGTGTCGGCAGCTGCAAAGAGGGGGATGAGACTGTCGCAGGAGCTGAAGAGGGTGGACCATCACCGGAAGCGGAGACAACAGCAGGCTGGGAGACAGGCAAGGAGGCCTGGAGTGAGTCCAGATGGGAGGCTATCCATTGAATACATTGGAGTAAACGGGCCTGCTCGGTGTCATGTTGTTCGACCTTATGAGCCAAGTGGAGTAGCAAATTATGGGCTGATGGTTCACCAGGGCCTTCAGAGGACAtga